A single window of Eucalyptus grandis isolate ANBG69807.140 chromosome 1, ASM1654582v1, whole genome shotgun sequence DNA harbors:
- the LOC104446370 gene encoding cysteine proteinase inhibitor 1-like, giving the protein MRLLVLAAVAATVLLLQGSAARAAGREGPSGWEPIKDLSDPHVREIAEFAVNKHNDDAQTKLALDKVVKGETVGFLGTIYKLIVEVKDGANPKSYEAVVWDGKLVRFLFLFKAVEGNV; this is encoded by the coding sequence ATGAGGCTCCTCGTCCTCGCCGCGGTGGCCGCCACTGTACTCCTCCTCCAAGGTTCGGCCGCCAGGGCCGCCGGCAGGGAGGGGCCATCCGGTTGGGAGCCGATAAAGGATCTGAGCGACCCGCACGTGCGGGAGATCGCTGAGTTTGCGGTCAATAAGCACAACGACGACGCCCAGACGAAGCTGGCACTGGATAAGGTGGTGAAGGGTGAGACGGTAGGGTTCTTGGGGACGATCTACAAGCTTATCGTCGAGGTCAAGGACGGGGCCAACCCGAAGAGCTACGAGGCCGTAGTTTGGGATGGGAAGTTGGTtagatttctctttttgttcaagGCCGTTGAAGGCAACGTGTGA